From the Sphingomonas aliaeris genome, one window contains:
- a CDS encoding TonB-dependent receptor domain-containing protein: MHRRQKAALFLTTILAMPGALIGGIAAAQTIPAAPVTEKPAPMEVSADQAQEPNAAAMPSLSDPAQDGTPFSDPSTDTSADDLVVATGTRLPTNDPTSDVRVYTAEDIRALGVSNVQDFIRTLPQNQASVGTGLNNRSETEVRFDDGGLGGLGVGGINLRGLGTKNTLVLLNGRRIAGAAGIEEGFANINNIPLAAIDRVEISLGGGSSVYGSDALGGVVNFILKRGYNGYSVTSRAELSSTGAHTAQWTGSAARSWGSGSITATASYSRIRPVQNAKLGYTTHDFSGRITPEQLAAAGRTNFPLDQRSPSDGAQPAALALSYSVPSADPDGFPAFFDETLQWRGGVNHSNPTFAGLGPFDYRTSPSIIPRDGGEFMSNLGFSASIDQRVTDRLRLTIDYLGSVNTSTLRDVQDVLKLENVPLDQAYSPIKLSDLRPGAQDAFFSAYYYPTAEYASGKIPRGYQETTGRSHTLTGGLIYDFSRDTVVRANYTWSRTSSKGSQQGLTNISFYNPINGVCGADDGVRNTMEIADIDAVAARQCAAIRSSDPNEAFNFLSDGTATTGAPIDVFFVNQRQLNNSSSQHSGDALFTAAPFSLPAGKVRIAIGAEYRTSTVDGERIRSETFSTPSGVTVTRASLRPATNDVGAAYVELRLPLIGRDMNVPLIQTLDISANARYDRYTYKGPIGTVDNIPYAEGGEVIEGKSKFDRVSPRIGVAWTPVSGLSFRGSWSSNFTPPPFSSLYNVTSGQETTAFLLQDPLSPDGDAIEFREIPLFLEGNPLLKPETSQSYQLNANWTPAGTLSGLNIETSYYKTRIKDQIGSSIELFSIVSADLYFGNPEFFQRGADGEIRSQTIKSLNIGRLETESIEVKADYSIYTSFGTITPSLFYLRNLRQKRTPVAGGEAPDLTGTARGMDRYKIIGYLDYQGRQFSARLTGRYTPAYLNNYGVTFIEGVPFDADFDGTPDGSFPVKSLTTFDLSVAWNYSQTISINAGGRNIFDAAPPFALIERRPFDASRYDIRGRVLYLEARMSF; this comes from the coding sequence ATGCACCGACGCCAGAAAGCCGCGCTGTTCCTGACCACGATCCTGGCGATGCCCGGCGCACTGATCGGCGGAATCGCGGCCGCGCAGACCATCCCCGCCGCACCTGTAACAGAGAAGCCGGCCCCTATGGAAGTTTCCGCGGATCAGGCGCAGGAGCCGAACGCCGCCGCGATGCCTTCCTTGAGCGATCCTGCGCAGGACGGCACGCCATTTTCCGATCCGTCGACCGATACGTCCGCCGACGATCTGGTAGTAGCAACCGGCACCCGGCTGCCGACGAACGATCCGACCAGTGACGTGCGCGTCTATACCGCTGAAGATATCCGGGCGCTGGGCGTGTCCAACGTGCAGGATTTCATCCGCACGCTGCCGCAGAACCAGGCGTCGGTCGGGACCGGGCTGAACAATCGCAGCGAAACCGAAGTACGGTTCGACGATGGCGGGCTGGGCGGGCTTGGCGTCGGCGGGATCAACCTGCGCGGGCTCGGCACCAAGAACACGTTGGTTTTGCTCAACGGACGGCGGATCGCCGGCGCGGCAGGGATCGAGGAGGGCTTCGCCAACATCAACAACATCCCGCTCGCTGCGATCGATCGGGTCGAAATCAGCCTGGGGGGCGGCAGTTCGGTCTACGGGTCGGACGCGCTTGGCGGCGTCGTGAACTTCATTCTCAAACGCGGCTATAACGGCTATTCCGTGACATCCCGCGCTGAACTCAGCAGCACGGGCGCGCATACGGCACAATGGACGGGCAGCGCCGCCCGGTCATGGGGGTCGGGATCGATCACCGCGACCGCGTCCTACAGCAGGATCAGGCCGGTCCAGAATGCCAAGCTGGGCTATACCACCCATGATTTTTCCGGCCGCATCACGCCGGAACAACTCGCCGCCGCGGGACGCACCAATTTCCCGTTGGACCAGAGAAGTCCGTCGGACGGCGCGCAGCCAGCCGCGCTTGCGCTATCCTACTCGGTTCCGTCCGCCGACCCCGATGGTTTTCCGGCTTTCTTCGATGAAACATTGCAATGGCGCGGGGGCGTCAACCATAGCAACCCGACCTTTGCCGGGCTCGGGCCGTTCGACTATCGTACGTCGCCCAGCATCATCCCGCGCGACGGCGGCGAATTCATGTCCAACCTGGGTTTTTCCGCCAGCATCGACCAGCGCGTGACCGACCGATTGCGGCTGACCATCGACTATCTGGGGTCGGTCAACACATCGACGCTGCGCGATGTGCAGGATGTGCTGAAGCTGGAAAATGTCCCGCTGGATCAGGCTTATAGTCCCATCAAGCTCAGCGATCTGCGGCCGGGGGCGCAGGACGCCTTTTTCTCTGCATATTATTACCCGACCGCCGAATATGCGTCGGGCAAGATCCCGCGCGGGTATCAGGAGACGACCGGCCGATCGCATACCCTTACCGGCGGGCTGATCTACGACTTCAGCAGGGATACGGTGGTCCGCGCCAATTACACATGGTCGCGGACCAGCTCGAAAGGATCGCAGCAGGGCCTGACGAACATAAGCTTCTACAATCCGATCAACGGCGTTTGCGGGGCCGACGACGGCGTCAGGAACACGATGGAGATCGCCGACATCGACGCGGTCGCCGCCCGGCAATGCGCCGCGATCCGCAGCAGCGATCCGAACGAGGCGTTCAATTTCCTCAGCGACGGAACGGCCACGACCGGCGCGCCGATCGACGTATTTTTCGTCAACCAGCGCCAGTTGAACAACAGTTCGTCGCAACATTCCGGGGACGCGCTGTTCACCGCCGCGCCGTTCAGCCTGCCTGCCGGCAAGGTCCGTATCGCGATCGGGGCCGAATACCGGACCAGCACCGTGGATGGGGAGCGGATCCGGTCCGAAACCTTCAGCACGCCCAGCGGCGTCACGGTCACGCGCGCGTCGCTTCGGCCTGCGACCAACGATGTCGGCGCCGCCTATGTGGAGCTGAGGCTTCCCCTGATCGGTCGCGACATGAACGTGCCGCTGATCCAGACCCTCGATATCTCCGCGAACGCGCGGTACGATCGTTATACGTATAAAGGCCCGATCGGCACCGTCGACAACATTCCCTATGCCGAGGGCGGGGAAGTGATCGAGGGGAAATCCAAGTTCGATCGCGTCAGTCCGCGGATCGGCGTCGCGTGGACGCCGGTATCCGGCCTGTCTTTCCGCGGATCGTGGTCGTCGAACTTCACGCCGCCGCCTTTCAGTTCGCTGTACAACGTGACGTCCGGCCAGGAGACGACGGCATTCCTGTTGCAGGATCCGCTGTCGCCGGACGGCGACGCCATCGAGTTCCGCGAAATCCCGCTGTTTCTGGAGGGCAATCCGCTCCTCAAGCCGGAAACGTCGCAAAGCTATCAGCTGAACGCCAACTGGACGCCCGCCGGAACGCTGTCGGGCCTCAATATCGAAACGAGCTATTACAAGACCAGGATCAAGGACCAGATCGGTTCGTCGATCGAACTGTTCTCCATCGTCTCGGCCGATCTGTATTTCGGCAATCCGGAATTCTTCCAGCGCGGTGCCGATGGCGAGATACGGTCGCAGACGATCAAGTCACTGAATATCGGGCGACTGGAAACGGAATCGATCGAGGTGAAGGCCGACTATTCGATCTATACGAGTTTCGGCACGATCACGCCCTCGCTATTCTATCTCCGCAACCTCCGGCAGAAGCGCACACCGGTAGCGGGTGGCGAGGCGCCGGATCTGACCGGCACGGCGCGCGGCATGGATCGATACAAGATCATCGGCTATCTCGATTATCAGGGCCGTCAGTTCTCCGCGCGTCTGACGGGACGATACACCCCGGCCTATCTGAACAATTACGGCGTCACCTTCATCGAAGGTGTGCCATTCGATGCCGACTTCGACGGCACGCCGGACGGATCGTTTCCGGTCAAGAGCCTGACGACGTTCGACCTGTCGGTGGCCTGGAATTACAGCCAGACGATCAGCATCAATGCCGGCGGCCGGAACATCTTCGACGCGGCACCGCCCTTCGCCCTGATCGAACGTCGTCCGTTCGACGCATCGCGATACGACATTCGCGGCCGGGTGCTGTATCTGGAGGCGCGCATGTCGTTCTGA
- a CDS encoding response regulator transcription factor: MRLLLVEDEPAMAAGLAKLLTRHAFIVDVVPDLSQARAAIQGFVYDAVLLDRTLPDGDGLQLIDFCNRIARPNRFIVLSALNRTPQRIEGLELGAYDYIVKPFEPDELIARIRVALRHPAGVARQRHQVGNVTYDEDTREFFIDGQPLLTRRREHFLLELLFTRAGRIVQRRDIEEALYGFDTQIESNALESHISRLRQKLRQEGAAVIVQTVRGLGYRLNPAIPPTAADR, encoded by the coding sequence ATGCGGCTGTTGTTGGTGGAAGATGAGCCAGCGATGGCCGCGGGCCTGGCGAAATTACTGACTCGGCACGCGTTCATCGTCGACGTGGTGCCCGATCTCTCGCAGGCGCGGGCGGCGATACAGGGGTTCGTGTACGATGCCGTGTTGCTCGATCGGACACTGCCCGACGGGGACGGTTTGCAACTGATCGACTTCTGCAACCGCATCGCCCGGCCCAACCGCTTCATCGTGCTGTCGGCGCTGAACCGGACGCCGCAGCGGATCGAGGGGCTGGAACTCGGTGCCTACGACTATATCGTCAAACCGTTCGAACCTGACGAACTGATCGCGCGGATCCGGGTGGCGTTGCGCCATCCGGCGGGTGTCGCACGCCAGCGCCATCAGGTCGGCAATGTCACGTATGACGAGGATACGCGGGAGTTTTTCATCGACGGCCAGCCGTTGCTAACGCGGCGCCGCGAACATTTCCTGCTTGAACTGCTGTTCACCCGCGCCGGCCGGATCGTGCAACGACGCGATATCGAGGAAGCCTTGTACGGCTTCGACACCCAGATCGAATCCAACGCGCTTGAATCCCACATTTCCCGGTTGCGCCAGAAGTTGCGACAGGAAGGCGCGGCCGTGATCGTCCAGACCGTCAGGGGACTTGGCTATCGCCTCAACCCCGCGATTCCGCCGACAGCGGCCGATCGGTGA
- a CDS encoding TonB-dependent receptor: protein MKTRSLRIALRASAAIAVSVAGSAFAAGPNAAPDVAAPVAPAASQDMADASGDVSEIIVTATKRSERLKDVAASVSVVTATDLTKGGIVRFSDYATRVPGLSLTTARTGNAQITLRGITTGAAQPGSTTGYYIDEAPVGSVNAYTGGSGITPDLDPSDLQQIEVLKGPQGTLYGAGAVGGLVKFATSAPNLDRFEGRASGGVTSVAKGDVGYSARGMINIPLAPGQLAFHASAFYRFDPGYIDNINPLIGVKNVNSARIRGGRAVLAMRLGPDVRLDLSAVGQDTTSNGTNTVDVDAATLKPIYGDLKQNRFIRDRGFVRLRLYNATVRAELGKVDLVSSTTYQRIFFRELTDGTRGYGAALGPLFGLGSTLGIRLNTFKHTDRWSEEARASTNGMFGGLLDLQAGFYWTHEDDQNQIPSIDTFSTVTGATLPLPAIAIAKIDSTYKEYSFFGNARVHFGPNVDVLGGIRYSHDDQNYLQDYQGLIVGPRLVVLGSEKANVTTWLVSPRFKLSEDAMFYGRVATGYRPGGPNPAPPTSTTVPLTFQPDKLTQYEIGFKGSTLNRKLSLDTAVFYTDWNDIQIQTSGGGFNYLVNGGKATSQGAEATLRYQPGRGISFGANVGYTDAKLTTAAPAAGGVKNDRLPYVPRWSGSLTADYSAPISGDMKLTAGATANYVGKRVTDYTNKFPKTLGAYTTFDLRAGIEQGSWTLSAFVKNLTDKREILVATQLGLAPSATPGAFYAAAINQPRVIGAEASIKF, encoded by the coding sequence ATGAAGACACGGTCCTTGCGTATCGCCTTGCGAGCCAGCGCCGCCATCGCAGTCTCGGTTGCCGGTTCGGCATTCGCGGCAGGCCCGAACGCAGCGCCAGACGTCGCTGCGCCCGTTGCGCCCGCCGCATCCCAGGACATGGCTGACGCCTCCGGCGACGTATCGGAAATCATCGTCACCGCGACCAAGCGGAGCGAGCGCCTGAAGGACGTCGCCGCGTCCGTTTCCGTCGTCACCGCGACGGACCTGACCAAGGGCGGGATCGTCCGCTTCAGCGATTACGCCACGCGCGTCCCCGGCTTGTCGCTGACCACCGCGCGCACCGGCAACGCGCAGATCACGTTGCGCGGCATCACCACCGGCGCGGCGCAGCCGGGATCGACCACGGGCTATTATATCGACGAGGCGCCGGTCGGTTCGGTCAACGCCTATACCGGCGGCAGCGGCATCACGCCCGATCTCGACCCGTCGGACCTGCAACAGATCGAAGTGCTGAAGGGGCCGCAGGGTACGCTGTACGGCGCGGGCGCGGTCGGCGGACTGGTCAAGTTCGCCACCTCCGCGCCCAATCTCGACCGGTTCGAGGGGCGCGCATCGGGCGGCGTGACGTCCGTGGCGAAGGGCGATGTCGGCTATTCGGCGCGTGGCATGATCAACATCCCGCTCGCGCCGGGCCAGCTCGCGTTCCACGCCTCCGCCTTCTACCGCTTCGATCCGGGCTATATCGATAATATCAATCCGCTGATCGGCGTGAAGAACGTCAACAGCGCGCGCATCCGCGGCGGGCGCGCCGTGCTGGCGATGCGGCTCGGGCCGGACGTGCGGCTCGATTTGTCGGCGGTCGGTCAGGACACGACCTCCAACGGCACGAACACCGTCGATGTCGATGCCGCGACCTTGAAACCTATCTATGGCGACCTGAAGCAGAACCGCTTCATCCGCGATCGGGGGTTCGTCCGCCTGCGGCTGTACAATGCGACGGTGCGCGCGGAGCTCGGCAAGGTCGATCTGGTCTCGTCCACCACCTATCAGCGCATCTTCTTCCGCGAACTGACAGACGGCACGCGCGGCTATGGCGCGGCGCTCGGGCCGTTGTTCGGGCTGGGATCGACGCTCGGCATCCGGCTGAACACGTTCAAGCATACCGATCGCTGGTCGGAAGAAGCGCGCGCCAGCACGAACGGGATGTTCGGCGGACTGCTGGACCTGCAGGCCGGATTCTACTGGACGCATGAAGACGACCAGAACCAGATCCCCAGCATCGACACTTTCTCGACCGTCACCGGCGCGACGCTGCCGCTGCCCGCGATCGCGATCGCCAAGATCGATTCGACGTATAAGGAATATTCGTTCTTCGGGAACGCACGCGTGCATTTCGGCCCGAACGTCGATGTGCTCGGCGGCATCCGCTACAGCCATGACGACCAGAATTACCTCCAGGATTACCAGGGCCTGATCGTCGGCCCGCGTCTGGTCGTCCTCGGGTCCGAAAAGGCGAACGTCACGACATGGCTGGTCTCGCCGCGCTTCAAGCTGTCGGAAGATGCGATGTTCTATGGCCGCGTCGCCACCGGCTATCGCCCCGGCGGACCCAATCCCGCCCCGCCGACCAGCACGACCGTCCCGCTGACGTTCCAGCCGGACAAGCTGACCCAGTATGAAATCGGCTTCAAGGGATCGACCTTGAACCGCAAGCTGTCGCTCGACACCGCGGTCTTCTACACCGACTGGAACGACATCCAGATCCAGACGAGCGGCGGCGGGTTCAACTATCTCGTCAATGGCGGCAAGGCGACCAGCCAGGGCGCGGAAGCGACGCTGCGCTATCAGCCCGGCCGCGGCATCAGTTTCGGCGCGAACGTCGGCTATACCGATGCGAAGCTGACCACGGCCGCACCGGCGGCGGGCGGCGTGAAGAACGATCGCTTGCCCTATGTCCCGCGCTGGTCTGGATCGCTGACGGCGGATTATTCCGCGCCGATCAGCGGCGACATGAAGCTGACCGCGGGCGCGACCGCCAATTACGTCGGCAAGCGCGTCACCGATTATACCAACAAATTCCCCAAGACGCTGGGCGCCTATACGACGTTCGATCTGCGCGCCGGTATCGAACAGGGAAGCTGGACGCTGTCCGCCTTCGTCAAGAACCTGACCGACAAGCGCGAGATCCTCGTTGCGACACAGCTCGGTCTGGCCCCGAGTGCCACGCCGGGCGCTTTCTATGCCGCCGCCATCAACCAGCCACGCGTTATCGGCGCAGAAGCCTCGATCAAGTTCTGA
- a CDS encoding response regulator — MDPEASPRVLVVEDESAVLMLVEDMLFDLGYSDVETAMGLPEALPLARSLDLSFAILDVNLGEHRSFPIADVLRARHVPFLFATGYGEHGMEGDYVGATVLKKPFRSADLANAIERALGGARN, encoded by the coding sequence ATGGATCCTGAAGCATCCCCCCGCGTCCTCGTCGTGGAGGATGAGAGCGCGGTGCTCATGCTGGTCGAGGACATGCTGTTCGACCTCGGCTATTCGGATGTCGAAACCGCGATGGGCCTGCCCGAGGCACTGCCGCTCGCCCGGTCGCTGGACCTGTCCTTCGCGATCCTCGACGTCAATCTCGGTGAACATCGCAGCTTCCCGATCGCCGACGTGCTGCGCGCGCGCCACGTGCCGTTCCTGTTCGCGACGGGCTATGGCGAACATGGGATGGAGGGCGACTATGTCGGTGCGACCGTCCTAAAAAAACCGTTTCGCAGCGCCGATCTCGCCAATGCGATCGAACGCGCGCTGGGAGGCGCGCGCAACTAG
- a CDS encoding sensor histidine kinase, giving the protein MRVLQVIRSSIVAQVVLLTTALLLLAALLAIRVERLSRVSPVVLEAGYDMLAIQLIGHAHRGGFDQRAFLASDVVRRTIERNPDLRYFIRDNGHTGGNIQPLDTLEGELRRLRVRSAGLDGLEICQLSSLRRPATRQSGGRYVLYNDCGAASYYIELQNLRHVITMPSNQPNATFTAQFIDVMTGYGSALLLAVLLFAATGLLTFRAFRRVRTAVRGFDFDGGRIEMPVDRFPLEVRPLARIINAQAARVRADFDRQWLFLAAAAHELRTPLAILRVRLEALDDSPEKDDVKHDVQMLARITNQLLDLMRIQYQQQERHAFPLLGVVEEAIDDVRDEFPQHRFRLRQEGEANWRVAGGNAALLGIAVLNLLRNAASVSAPSSPVTAAIGGDGRIRIIDGGPGIPPDIRDYLFEPFVKHPPNRKGSGLGLAITKEIVVFHGGTIDASSPTGGGTVFHVDIRPALRPEDEDADRYEERV; this is encoded by the coding sequence ATGCGGGTTCTCCAAGTCATACGCTCGTCGATCGTGGCGCAGGTCGTCCTGCTGACCACGGCGTTGCTGCTGCTGGCGGCGCTGCTCGCGATCCGCGTCGAGCGGCTCAGCCGCGTATCGCCAGTGGTACTGGAAGCGGGGTACGACATGCTCGCGATCCAGCTGATAGGCCATGCCCACCGCGGTGGCTTCGACCAACGGGCATTCCTCGCTTCCGATGTCGTTCGACGCACGATCGAGCGAAACCCAGATCTGCGGTACTTCATCCGGGATAACGGCCATACGGGGGGCAACATACAGCCCTTGGATACGCTGGAAGGCGAATTACGCCGCCTTCGCGTGCGGTCGGCGGGGCTGGACGGCCTGGAGATATGCCAGCTGTCTTCGCTGCGGCGTCCGGCAACACGGCAATCAGGCGGACGCTATGTCCTCTACAACGATTGCGGTGCCGCCAGTTACTATATTGAACTACAGAACCTGCGCCACGTCATCACGATGCCGTCTAACCAGCCCAACGCGACCTTTACCGCGCAATTCATAGACGTGATGACAGGATATGGCAGCGCGCTCCTGCTCGCCGTCTTGCTCTTCGCCGCGACGGGCCTGCTGACCTTCCGCGCGTTTCGCCGCGTGCGCACGGCGGTGCGGGGCTTCGATTTCGACGGCGGGCGGATCGAGATGCCAGTCGACCGGTTTCCATTGGAGGTGCGCCCGCTGGCGCGCATCATCAACGCGCAGGCCGCGCGGGTGCGTGCCGATTTCGACCGCCAATGGCTGTTCCTGGCCGCGGCGGCACATGAACTGCGCACGCCGCTGGCGATCCTGCGCGTCCGGCTGGAGGCGCTCGATGACTCGCCGGAGAAAGACGACGTCAAGCACGACGTGCAGATGCTGGCCCGCATCACCAATCAGCTGCTGGATCTGATGCGGATCCAGTATCAGCAGCAGGAACGTCACGCCTTCCCGTTGCTGGGCGTCGTCGAGGAAGCGATCGATGACGTTCGCGACGAATTCCCGCAGCATCGCTTCCGCTTGCGTCAGGAAGGCGAGGCGAATTGGCGCGTGGCGGGTGGCAATGCGGCCCTGCTCGGCATCGCTGTCCTCAACCTGCTTCGCAACGCCGCATCAGTTTCGGCGCCGTCATCGCCGGTGACCGCCGCGATCGGGGGTGATGGGCGGATACGGATCATCGACGGCGGTCCGGGCATCCCGCCGGACATTCGCGACTATCTGTTCGAACCGTTCGTCAAACATCCGCCCAACCGCAAGGGTTCGGGGCTCGGCCTGGCGATAACGAAGGAGATCGTCGTCTTTCACGGCGGCACGATCGACGCATCGTCCCCCACGGGCGGCGGCACCGTATTCCACGTCGACATCCGGCCGGCGTTGCGGCCGGAGGACGAGGACGCCGACCGTTACGAGGAGCGGGTCTGA
- a CDS encoding PAS domain-containing protein: MMGRMVREFAWSSTVLGAPEGWPQPLKTLVDVMLNSNQPMFIVWGADRTLLYNDAYAEILANKHPAALGRDFLKVWHEIEGDLRPLVDTVLSGQSVHMDDIALTMQRRGFAEQTHFAFSYTPVRDEDGSIAGFFCPCNEITRQVLADRRQNLQSALDASLRDLDDIEDIVVRASRLLAEAIRAPYAAYVRVEGDQRHVVVRGEWNACDVATLTGRHDARDYGTTFLTALREGQAIMVSDTAQDPRTNEAGVLERFQALGIAALINVPLVRAGKIVANALVHSTQPRVWTDVEVDLVRDMAERVWSALERVSAEAKARDTNQRYRIAALATNDAIWDWDLQSNSVLWNEALYAAYRYAPEEVEHTGDWWISRIHPDDRARVEHSIHAVIESTEEHWTEEYRFLRGDGSFADVLDRGYVARDPQGTPLRMIGAMLDLTERKLAKEALQAEEERLSFALDAGGLGAWELDLAADTLTTSPQCRENFGRKPGDAFSYADLRDAVHPDDRERQDQELRLSIAECRDYNIDVRVIWPDAQIRWINLRGRPVFDAAGDAVRIAGISIDVTHRTRASLHQRLLIDELNHRVKNTLATIQSIAMQTFRTDEQGGGAPASQRALFESRLLALSNVHDVLTRENWEGARLRDVVLEAVAAHGGGDQNAFTVQGPDWRLSPKMALSLSMALHELCTNAAKYGALTVPGGHVTIRWTIDQNGAAPCLMLNWSEHGGPPVTPPLRKGFGTRLIERQLARELRGSVELTYAPEGVTCTIEAPLAETATASHPNLAQALTANGDRDGS; the protein is encoded by the coding sequence ATGATGGGCAGAATGGTCCGGGAGTTTGCTTGGTCTTCCACCGTGCTGGGCGCGCCGGAAGGCTGGCCGCAGCCGCTCAAGACTCTGGTCGACGTCATGCTCAACTCGAACCAGCCGATGTTCATCGTCTGGGGCGCGGATCGCACGCTGCTGTACAACGATGCCTATGCCGAGATCCTGGCGAACAAGCATCCTGCGGCGCTTGGGCGCGACTTCCTGAAGGTGTGGCATGAGATCGAGGGCGATCTGCGGCCACTCGTGGACACGGTTCTGTCCGGCCAGTCGGTTCACATGGACGACATCGCGCTGACCATGCAGCGCAGGGGCTTTGCGGAACAGACCCACTTCGCCTTTTCCTACACCCCCGTGCGGGACGAGGATGGCAGCATCGCCGGCTTCTTCTGTCCCTGCAACGAGATCACGCGGCAGGTGCTGGCCGATCGCCGCCAGAATCTGCAGTCAGCGCTCGACGCCAGCCTGCGCGATCTCGACGATATCGAGGATATCGTGGTGCGGGCGAGCAGGCTGCTCGCCGAGGCGATCCGCGCGCCCTATGCCGCGTATGTCCGCGTCGAGGGCGATCAGCGCCATGTCGTCGTGCGCGGCGAGTGGAATGCCTGCGATGTCGCCACCCTGACCGGCCGTCACGACGCGCGCGACTATGGAACGACGTTCCTGACCGCGTTGCGCGAGGGGCAGGCGATCATGGTGTCCGACACCGCGCAGGATCCCCGCACCAACGAGGCCGGCGTGCTGGAGCGGTTCCAGGCGCTGGGCATCGCCGCGCTGATCAACGTGCCTTTGGTGCGCGCCGGCAAGATCGTTGCGAACGCGCTGGTCCATTCCACGCAGCCGCGCGTGTGGACGGATGTCGAGGTGGATCTGGTTCGCGACATGGCCGAACGCGTCTGGTCAGCGCTGGAACGCGTCAGCGCGGAGGCGAAGGCACGCGACACCAACCAGCGCTACCGGATCGCCGCACTCGCGACCAACGACGCGATCTGGGACTGGGATCTGCAAAGCAATTCGGTGCTGTGGAACGAGGCGTTGTACGCGGCCTATCGCTATGCCCCCGAAGAAGTCGAGCATACCGGCGATTGGTGGATCAGCCGGATCCATCCCGACGATCGTGCGCGCGTCGAGCATTCGATCCATGCGGTGATCGAAAGCACCGAAGAACATTGGACGGAGGAATATCGTTTCCTGCGCGGCGATGGCAGCTTCGCCGATGTGCTCGACCGCGGCTATGTCGCGCGCGATCCGCAGGGCACGCCGTTGCGCATGATCGGCGCGATGCTCGACCTTACCGAACGCAAGCTGGCGAAGGAAGCGCTGCAGGCGGAGGAGGAGCGGCTGAGCTTTGCGCTCGACGCCGGTGGCCTCGGCGCGTGGGAACTGGATCTCGCGGCGGATACGCTGACCACGTCGCCGCAATGCCGGGAGAATTTCGGTCGCAAGCCGGGCGATGCCTTCTCCTATGCCGACCTTCGCGACGCGGTGCATCCCGACGATCGCGAGCGGCAGGACCAGGAGTTGCGACTGTCGATCGCAGAATGCCGCGATTATAATATCGACGTCCGTGTCATCTGGCCGGACGCGCAGATCCGCTGGATCAACCTGCGCGGCCGCCCGGTATTCGATGCGGCGGGCGATGCGGTGCGCATCGCGGGCATCTCGATCGACGTCACGCACCGCACCCGCGCCAGCCTGCACCAGCGGCTGTTGATCGACGAGCTGAACCACCGGGTAAAGAACACGCTCGCAACGATCCAGTCGATCGCGATGCAGACGTTCCGCACCGACGAACAGGGCGGCGGGGCCCCCGCCAGCCAGCGCGCCTTGTTCGAATCCCGCCTGCTCGCCTTGTCCAACGTCCATGACGTATTGACGCGCGAGAATTGGGAAGGCGCGCGTTTGCGGGACGTCGTGCTGGAGGCGGTCGCGGCGCATGGCGGCGGCGATCAGAATGCCTTCACCGTGCAGGGGCCGGACTGGCGCCTGTCGCCCAAGATGGCGCTCAGCCTGTCGATGGCGCTGCACGAACTGTGCACCAACGCCGCGAAATATGGCGCGCTGACGGTTCCGGGCGGGCATGTCACGATTCGCTGGACGATCGACCAGAACGGGGCGGCGCCGTGCCTGATGCTGAACTGGTCCGAACATGGCGGCCCGCCCGTGACGCCGCCGCTGCGCAAGGGATTCGGCACGCGCCTGATCGAACGCCAGCTCGCGCGCGAACTGCGCGGTTCGGTAGAACTGACCTATGCCCCGGAAGGCGTCACCTGCACGATCGAGGCGCCGCTCGCCGAGACGGCTACCGCATCGCACCCCAACCTCGCGCAGGCACTGACAGCCAACGGAGATCGAGATGGATCCTGA